In Thunnus thynnus chromosome 4, fThuThy2.1, whole genome shotgun sequence, the DNA window CAGTAAACCAGCGATCTGATCTGTCCACTGCGGACCAGTTCAGACCAATCAGACGACAGAGCAGAGTGTTGATGTCATCATTTTAACCACGATTTATGTCGGTGTAGCCCGTCACTGTCACACATTTCGTGATTTACATTCGGCTGTAGTTCCTCTAGATGCTGCTGTGATAAAACTCTGACTGTgttgaagtgaatgggaaaacTCCCAAATTCTCTCCACGATTACGACGTCAATACAGTTTAGGTTTAGTCATGGGGAGAGAGatgattagggttaggataaAAATATCAGgatcagagccaatcagaggcagagtaggggtGGGTCTTCACAGAGGGAATGCTGGGTAAACATGCCCAACAAGGGGCATTTAGTCTCTCCTGAGCTGAGCTCTCAGGAGGTCAGTAACCTTCTGCTAATGTCCATGTGAAGTTTACAGGTTCACGAGGTGTTGAGATTTCAGATCACATGACCTTCATCACgattgtattgtgtgtgtgttaaagcagGTAGCTGCAGTTCTTTGTCTGCTTCAGACTGAAACTATTTTAATGGAGCTGATAGGAAACTGTACCACTCctacagtacacacatacacacacacagacacacacacacacacacacaaacacacagccactccttcaacacacacacacctacagttGACGTAACTCTACTTTATTCTACTGCAAGTttcctggagagaaaaaaaacaaagaaattcatgctttcaaattaataatttgtgaACAGAAATTaaccaaaacataattttaaacatttaaacacagttaTTGGATGTCAAAGAAGATActgttttagagctgcaacaataagttgattaatcgattagttgatcgacaaaAAACTAATCGCTTACTGTCGGTCAGgacaaaactaaaaaatattaggttgcatcttgggttttgggaaataatgttgacatttttcaacattttttgacattttatggaccagatgaattactgattaatcgataatgaaaataatcgttagttacagccctatATTGTTTAACaacaaagataaataaatcCAAAGTATATCTGTATCCAAAATCAAAACCAAACAGCATTAAGTCAGTGTTTCCATTTAGATCAGATTGTCAGTAGTCTGACAGGTTCTGTCAACTGTCACTTTTGATTCTGCTCTACTTTAGTTTACACAGAGGCAGATGTTCAGATAACTGATAGCAGCTGAAGTTGAGCAGTGTTACTGAAACATCCACTGTAGCTTCAGTGGTGAAAGACGTATTTAAAGCATTTACTTAAAGTAAAAGTGGCaacactacactgtaaaaatactcaaacacTAGTAAACGTCCTGCTTTCAAAACAGAAGTAGTGTTATGTTCAgtgttattgtattatttgatcattattattattattattgtattaacatgtaagcaggTGGAACAAATTGGTTTATAGACTGTTGTTTAGTTTAATGTTAAGGATTTTTTTAGTATTAAgattattacatatttttttatgtaaaatcgtAATCTGAAAAGTGAGTAATTATATCTGtgaaatatataattatagTGGAGTAGATGTATAAAGTAGAAATGGTCAAGTGAAGTATAAGTAACTGAAATGCTTTAGTAAAAGTTATATACCACCCTGTGTAGCATCACACCTGTAGAAAAGGAACTGAAATTATAATAATGTGATGAAATTAAATCAGTATTTATTTAGTATCTATACACTTTAATACCAGTACACAACTTATTTATTGAGGCAGTTGagaacagacacagaaacatcacAGTCTGTCCAAAGACCTGTCTAATATcagagagaaggatgaggagaTTCAGGgaaagaggatgatgatgatacaaAGAGATTAAGACTGATTAAATGCATTTAAGAATAGTTTGGGATTGCAGGAAACTGTCTTTCCAGTTGCAGTTTCTTTCCACAGCCCACGGTGCTGCTGGCAGACCTCAATTAGAAATCCCTCCTGCAGCCCTGCTTATAATGCCATTTGATGACCTCTACGCTGTTCggtcctctctgtcttttctcatAGCCGCTGACcattaaaattatgtttgttaaaGTCTgcttaaaacagaaataatttaaaacaattttagaTCATTTTTAGGCATCCAAGCTTTGGTCCAGACTtgaatatctcaacaactattggatggatcacCATGAAATGTGGTACAGACGTTCCATGTCCATGGTAAACATgctacctgctaaacatcaacatgttagcattattATTGTGAGCATGTGATTGTGCTGATGTTAGTTTAACAAGACTACAGTAAATGAAGAGTGAAGGAATCAACACATTCAAGTCATTACAaatcatcctgaggggaacatgaatgtctgaacaacatttcatgacaatccatccaatagttgttgagatatttaactCTGGAACAAAGTGGAGGACTGAACTGATGTTCTCATCCTTAAAGCTGCTAAAAATGTACCATCCCTGTCTAGATATATTGAGTGAACCACACAACAAACAgatttttgatcatttgttttattaccaTGATTCTGAATGAGAAACTAGAGATCCTGGTTTCACTTTAGTTTGATATGGTGCGGTGACGTTACAAGTTGACCTTTGCAGAACTTGTTGGCTCATGGGTACTGTAGTGTTTAGAGCCTTTCTaaactgaaggaaaaacatGAGACGTTTCCTCCTGATGACCAGAACAAAACCATTTAATGATCAGGAGATGCCGTAGTTCTCAGTTTGAGATTCACCTGAAGACAaacttttatatttgattttatagAACCAGAGCCTCTATCCGCTTCATTATATAACCTCCTGTTTGTTGATATAAACACTGCTGACAATAGTTAATGTGATTACAGTAACTTCTGTGTGACGTGAACACAGCAGCGGTTTCTGGGTTATGTTTCTCTGTGCAGCTGCTGAGTCAGGCTGGTGTTTGTTCTTCAGGTGTGACCATGACATGGTGATTAATGGTTGTAGCGGAAAGTGTCCAgtgtaaagacagaaacactTTCTTCCTTCTCGCTCTAGTTCTCTTTTCTTGCAAGTTTAGCAGTTTGCCTGATATTCAAGTTAATAGGGTGGCTGTATCTGTGTTGGTATAGTGATGGTGGTTCAACCAGGAGTCAGAAGTCTGTGAAATGTGGTTGAAAACTCAGAAAAAGCTAAAACATTGACCTCTGAATTCAGATACTTTTGTTATGCAGACCGTCTCCAAAGAACGTCCATGCTCACTGCTTATTTGTGcagtttttgcttgtttttcttttcagttgacaatataaattaaacaattttaCAATGAAattaacctgtgtgtgtgtgtgtgtgtgtgtgtgtgtgtgtgtgcgtgtagcATTTCCGTTGGCCTCACTATGGTAAAGTGATCCGAGATGAAGTTTTGTCCATCAGTGTTTACAACTGCAGTAAAGTCTTCTCTAACAGGTAATacgcaaaaacacacacacacacgtatacaacacataaacacaaacaaatattgatttcatatCCGTCATACTTAaaattactgtgtttgtgtttgtgtgtgtttgtgtagacTCCTCGGGAAGCTGGTTGTCAGTCTCCAGCATGTTGTCACCGCAGGGAGGCTGTTGCTACGGGAACCACTCACTGATGCCAACTACAGCCTGACTGATGtaatgacacacatacacacacacactttatatcattatttattttatgtataagAAGTTACTGATATCTCTGGTGAAATCACTTTGGGTCGCTCTGTCTCTCCGTAGATCTATATAGAGTTGGATATTCGATATCATCCAGTTGAGGGAACAGCAGGAAGTTGGGACGGACTCGACTTCCTGCAAGTTGAAGACAAGGATGAGTAAGATCACATGAACTGGAAACATCTGAAGACACATCTTTTCCACgaaactgtaaaaacaacagtccctctttataattttgtttctcttctttccatCATCTTCAGATCATCTCTGGTCATCAGGAATGAAGCGTTTGGCGACCCTGAGAGGTGAGAATGTCTACGACTCACACGTTCATTCTCTTAGCTAGAGAGATACTTGATTTTTAGACCAATACTGAAATTTTGGACATGCCCGAGTATGCAAAGGGCTGTAGTGTGAACATCCAATCATGAACATAGGAATCATCTGACCAGTAATTCAGCCTtgagtttaaatatttcatcacagatactgtatgtgttactATAAGATCAAGAATGAGCCTCCATGTGCAAGTTCGACACACATGCTCGTTTTAATCTGTTTGATAAGAGGCCTCATTACTCTGACTTCTGAGTCTTTTCTTCAAAGCTGCTCGGTATGAAAGGATCATTAAGTGGAGGGTGAGTGGAGAAAAGTGATAAAgaagcaaaatgaaaatcatCATAATTGTGAATACTGACAGATTCATTGTCCTCAGCTCTGCTATAGACAATTGGTATTGATGTCAACAATTTTTAAACCCCACCCTACTGCGACTGACAGAAGGATAAAACAAAGCACACTGAATATCTGAGGAAACTGTTGATtactctccatctctcctccctGTCAGTCAGCCGACCGTCACTCGCACAGAtcaggtggagagagaggctCGACGTCTGGGGCGGAACCTGGTCCGGACTGGGGATGAGGACGAAGAcgaagatgatgatgaggattaTGATGATGACCTGATGGATATGGAGGCTTCTAACATCATCTTCACTCCTTTGCTGAGGTCTGtttacttaaagtcccccttcacCTAAGAATGTTTATCCTcttgttggatgtttgagcttcactgtgcagaatgatgtatgtgtgcagagtttgatgcCAGAGGGCTGTTTTtgcatttatctgctgaaagaggaaagtttctctgtgctcattgaaaatcagatttttaatggTGGGCCTCCAAGCATGATTTGGGACATCACAACTGTTTTGTACatcaatcctggtccaatattcaacttatacaagtgtgatgtggaaacttaatGCCTCCagtgtgcacaaacactgagaaaggACTTTACAGTGTgaaataggagacatcttgtgtccagcagttaagctttttaaattaaacatatttgcatattcatagattttggaatttttaatgagagatcatgagtagatgtaattttaaggattttaacgagataattcaacttttctttatttttgagagaaccatatcagacacacattattgttccaaacagagtatttttattctCAACTCATCTAGGTGCAATAAAACTGATCTGCTGtcactaatgtgtgtgtgtgtgtgtgtgtgtgtgtgtagtcgtTGCAGGCCGCTGTCCAGACATGTTGTTGCGGCAACACCCAGAGTCCAGAGCTTTCAGGTGAGTTTTTTCATCCACCCATTTTTGAACGCCTAGGGGTCTCCTCCCAGTTAAATGTGTCTGGAAAACCTTTTTAGGCATCCGGATCAGAGCAtcacaacatgaaaacagaattgtGACAAGACAGAGCAGTGGTGGAGCTCAACACCCACTGAGAACGAGCTTTACTTCCTGCTGATATACAGCTCTCTCTCTGGTTATACAAGAAATCGCTCATAGCAGCAGTGTAAGGATCCTGTACTCCTGTAACAGCCCTCATAAGACATGAGGGACACAGACATAAGCCTTCTCTGTGTCCACAGAACACATAGACTGGATGGGCAAACTCCCATGAACCCTCCAGCATCCTTGCAAGAGTAAAGAGGTGGACTACTGTCCCACAACTGGAACAGAATCTGCATTGCTTCTCCTGAATCTGAGATTAGACAATCAGCGTCCAGGAGTCTGAGCACTGTGATAGTTTGAGCTCACCCTCTGGTCCacctttttgaaaatgtgaaccATCCCACTCTACCAGTCCACATGCACTGTCCCTGACCTCCACACAACACAGAAGAGGTGTGTCTGTAAAGGCAGCCCGACAATATCCGGAGCCTTCTGCACATCAGGGTGAATCTCATTCTCATTCTGGTGGCTTGTGACTGTGGAGCTTTTTAGCTTTCTCAGTGATCTCTGTTAAGGATATGAGTAAGAATTCCCCTAAGTCCTTCGACCCTGCCTCCTCCACAGCAGATGTGTCATCAGGCTTAGCAGTTCTTCAAATGATCCCTTTCACTGCTCAGCATATCCCCAGCTTGCCCCTCCCGAGTCATCGGACAGTTTGCCTGAACGTCTTTGAGATCAATCAAAGTCCTTCACCATGACCCTTCCCCACAAGTTTTTGCTTCGGCATCTACCGAAGCTTCAGCCATTCTGGCCTATTGATAGGCTACCTGTCTTCTGCTTCAGGAGATCTCTTGGACACCAGCTGGTTCTTTGGTTGCTGCAACAACAGGCACCTTCTCTACCCACAGACTCCAAGAGGGCTGAATACTCAGAACTGCTTTTAGGCATATAGGCACAAACAAGTCAAAATTTTCCTCTCAGCAACACACTGTCACATATAACAACCATCTTGTTATCGAGGGAAAACTTTAACAGTATCCCCACACCTGCCTGCCACCTCTCACTATGAGCAACAAGACAGGCAAAAATATACATACCTAAAAATAGTTTATGCAGCCAGAGTCCAGCACACCTGACCTCTATTCCTGCCTGACAGGTGGTGGCTCCATGTTGCCTCTTTAGGCCCCATAGGTATAGGCCTGACTATGAGGCTGGCTACCCTTCGAGGTCTAGGAAGCTCTAGGAGGTGGCCTCGGTATCCCTAATCTGGGATACACAAACCTCTCCATCATCATAACATTAAGTTCCAACTTTTTTGATGTACACAGCAGACAGACCTCTCAGCAGTTCAGTCATTTACAGTTTATTCAGTAAAAGAACCATTAAGCTTTTATATCActgaggaatgtgtgtgtgtgtgtgtgtgtgtgtgtgtgtgtgtgtgcatgcaggtgAATGTGAACATCCTGGAGGCTCAAAAGCTGGTTGGAGTGAACATCAACCCTGCCGTTTTCATCAGAGTGGgaaatcagaaaaaacacacagcgaCGCAGAAATCGACCAACTGTCCCTTCTACAATGAGGTACAGCAGAGTGGAGACaacagtagagtacagtagaaTACAGcacagtaaaatacaaaacagctgTTTACCTCGTCTCCTCTCCACTTTCAGAACTTCCAGTTTGAGTTTCAGGAGACTCCAGGGATCCTCTTTGATAAAGTCATAGAGATAAAGGTCAGTTCCactgttttcctctttgtttgtttttccacgTCTGTTTCTACTGCTGTTTCCATGGTGAGAGACCTGGGCGTGGCCAAAGTGAACACCTGTTATGTAACTTCCTCTCAGGTGTTCCACAGGCGGACTCTCGCCTTCCTGATGACCCACATCGGAACCTTTAAGATTGACATCTCCACTGTGTACAACCAGCCAGGTACCAGTGCTGCACACACTGAAGTACTCTGATCAAACTCACTCGCCATACTCACTGACCTCTAACCTCTCTGCATCTCCAGACCACCGCTTCTACCAGAAATGGGCTCCTCTCACAGACCCAGCAGACACCAGGTCAGGGATCAAGGGTTACGTCAAGGCCAGCCTCAGTGTGATAATGAAGGGAGATGCTATGAGCATGCCCAGTTTGCAACCGCCGTCCTCGTCTGGAGCCAGTGAGGACATTGAAAAGTCAGTAATATCGTAACATTAATCTCTATTATCATCACATAAGAttttcaaaaacacaacacagcacttagcaaaggacaaaaaacaaaaacagatgtgtATTCTTGTGAAATGAAGTTTATAAAGTTCCCAGTTTACATCAATATTAAACAGCATTGTCATCACATGTCAGGTGTGTCAACTTTATCTCATTACTAATGTCACTCTTCAATTTAAAGCTAAAGTTTTTCAGTTGGTTCAGTCCAAATCAgggtttaaatatttattgacaataatctCTATGTAAgaactaatttggatggctttTAAATTTAACTCTTAAATTTAGTGATACATAAACCTCTATTTAATAAACATTACAACCTATTTAATAAACCTTACAACCTAAGTTTGAACATTTGAAGAGTTGGTGTGACCTGCGTCGGGttctgatgttgtgtttttcttgcagGAATCTGCTGCTTCCTCGTGGTATGCCTTCTGAGCGTCCGTGGGCTCGGTTCCGCATCCGGATCTACAAGGCAGAGGGCTTGCCCACCATGGACGCAGGGCTAATGGCCAAAATGTCAAAGGTCACTGACCGGACGGTCTTCATTGACCCCTACGTACAGGTGACCTTCGCTGGACAACAGGTACACAGACACTGTATTTACATGTGTCATTATTGTGTTATTACCACAGTTGACAGCATGGGGGGGTTGGTTCAGACTTTTAGATGGTTCAAATAGAGAACAGGAGAGAACTAGCGAGTGAATGAGGGAGAGGGAttgatgacaaaaacaaagtaaattaaCAGGAGACATTGAATTTGCCTAATCTTTATGGTCCTCTGATGATGTGGAAATGCAAACATGTATGCACAAAGAAGTGACCACTTGTTCCTAATTTATTTCATGAGTTTAGTTCCTATGATTCCATAGTTGCTGGAACTTTTTGGTCAAAAATGTCTAACAGTCTTTTTGATACTACCTCTAGCTGTCACCAAATCTGAAATTTTCCAATcctactgtgtgtctgtgtgtgtgtgtgtgtgtgtgtgcagggtgaGACGTCGGTCGCCAGTGCCACTAGCTGTCCAGTTTGGAACGAAGAGATCTCCTTCATTGAGCAGTTTCCTCCTCTGGCCCAGCGAATCAGAGTCCAGATCCTTGATGACGCCAAGATGGGAGACATCGCCCTGGCAACGCACTTCCTGGACCTACAGCAAATTTCTGATCCCACCCGGAATGGTACGACCTGCAGTTTACACACGCTACATGatacaatacagtattttttttcttacttttatgATACTGAATGTTGATGAATGACCAGAAAATCAGAGCTCACCTGCAGAGAGAACCAGATCGTAATCTGAAAAAGGCTTATATCAGAGGCAGGTCTTTATGT includes these proteins:
- the LOC137180793 gene encoding fer-1-like protein 4, producing MQVNVNILEAQKLVGVNINPAVFIRVGNQKKHTATQKSTNCPFYNEVQQSGDNSRNFQFEFQETPGILFDKVIEIKVSSTVFLFVCFSTSVSTAVSMVRDLGVAKVNTCYVTSSQVFHRRTLAFLMTHIGTFKIDISTVYNQPGTSAAHTEVL
- the LOC137180794 gene encoding fer-1-like protein 4, which encodes MLCFSCRNLLLPRGMPSERPWARFRIRIYKAEGLPTMDAGLMAKMSKVTDRTVFIDPYVQVTFAGQQGETSVASATSCPVWNEEISFIEQFPPLAQRIRVQILDDAKMGDIALATHFLDLQQISDPTRNGTTCRFNPTFGPSWVNLYGSPQNSTLGDVHQALNQGLGEGIFYRGRILLALCVEVYSSPSAVSADTGSVALGKVLFLLLPEQHISFICIYFLLHI